The genomic segment CTTCAACCGCCGCGGCCTGGGCGATGGAGGTGGGGTTGGAGGTGCTCTGGCTCTGGATGTCGGACATGGCGGTGATCAGCTTCACCGGGCCGCAAGCCCAGCCGAGTCGCCAGCCGGTCATCGAGTAGGTTTTCGACACGGCGTGGATGATCACGGTGCGGTCGTAGAGGTCGGGGCAGGCATTGATGATGTTGCTGTACGACTCGCCGCTCCAGAGAATCTTTTCGTACATGTCGTCGCTGGCGATGACGATGCCGGGGTGTTCGCGCAGCACGGCGCCCAGGGCGGCCAGCTCGGCCTTGGTGTAGGCCATGCCGGATGGGTTGGACGGCGAGTTGAGCCAGATCATCCGGGTCCGCGGCGTGATGGCGGCTGCCAACTGTTCGGGGGTGATCTTGAAGCGGGTGTCGACGGTGGTCGGCATGATCACCGGGGTGCCGTCGGCGAGCAGCACCATGTCGGGGTAGCTGACCCAGAACGGCGCCGGAATCAGCACCTCGTCGCCCCCATTGAGCAACGCCTGGCACAGGTTGTAGCAAGCCTGTTTACCGCCCACCGATGCCAGCACCTGTTTGGGGGTGTAGGTCAGGCCGTTGTCGCGCGCCATCTTGTCGATGATGGCCTGCTTCATCGCCGGGGTGCCGCCGACCGGGGTGTACTTGGTTTGGCCCTTGTTGATGGCCTGGCGTGCGGCTTCCTTGATGTGCTCAGGCGTGTCGAAGTCGGGTTCGCCGGCGCCCAGGCTGAGCACGTCCTTGCCCTGGGCTTTGAGTTCGCCCGCCTTGGCGGTGACGGCCAGCGTCGGGGAGGGTTTGATACGCATTACACGGCGGGCCAGCGTCAGTTCCATCGGGGCGACCTATGAGCGGGGAATAATGAACCGCGCGCATCATAAAGGATGACCATGCGCCGGTCCGCGCAATTCAAGCGGCGACCCGCAAACCCAGCGCGGTGCTGTCGATCCCCAGCCGCCGACGCACCGCCTGCCACAGCAGCACGTTCCAGATCAGCAGGGTGATGGCGGTGGCTACAGCCGCGCCATTGATGCCGAAGGTGGGGATTAACGCCAGGTTGAGCAGGGCATTCACCACCACGCCGATGGACAGGCCTTTCACGGTGTCGCGCTCGTGGCCGGTCATGTTGAGCAGAAACACCACCGACCCGAATGCGGCGTTCAACAACTGGCCGATGGCGAGAATGCGCAGCGCCGTGCCGCTGCCGCCGTAGGCGTCACCGAACACCAGGGTGACGATGGGTTCGGCAACGAACAGAAACAGCAGCATGATCGGCAGCGTCAGCAGCAGCACCAATCGTGCGCTCAGCGTGGTCACCTGCTGCAGACGGGCGCGGTCGCCTCGTGCGTAATCGCGGGCAAACTGCGGGGCCACGATCAGGTTCACCGCCAGCAGCCCGAAGCCCACACACAACGACGCCTGCGCCGCCACCCGGTAGAGACCCACGGTTTCGCTGTCGAGGAAGAAGCCAAGCATCACCAGATCGGTGTACTGGAGGATCACCTGCATCGCCGAGAGCAGCGTCAGCGGCATCATGCTGCGCAGCCACTCGGGCGGTCGTTCGCCCTCCGGCGCGCGCGCGGTCGAGGTTGTCGGGCGCGCCCGCCACAGCATGGGCACGCTGATCAGCAGCGCCACGGCCGCCGCCAGCGTGTGCAGACCGACGGCGACGTCGGCGCGCATGTCGTCGCGCCCCAGCCACAGGTAGGCCAGGATCGCCAGCAGCAGCAGCGCAGGTCGCAACACATACTCCGGCAACTGGCCCAGCAGCACGCGGTGCACACCGCGCAGTGCCGCGCCGGCGAGATTGCCGAGGATGATCAGCGGCACCAGCAGCAGCGCCAGCACGAAGCTGTTGAAGGCCACCGGCTCAAAGTGGGCGCGAAACCCCCACGCAATCGGCAGCGTGATCAACGCCACGGACAGCGCCAAACCTACGGTGAAGGTCGTTGCCCAGCGCCACAGCCGGTAGACAAGGTCGACGCGCGACTGCGCCAGCGCGGCAGCGGTCTCACGCACCAGCAGAATCGGCAGGCCGCCCTGGGTGGGCACATTCAACAGAATCACCAGCGCCAGCGCATAGGTGTAGATGCCGTAACCCGAGGGCCCGAGGTATCGCGCCATCAAGATGGTCAGGCTTGACGCCGCCACCGCATTGAGCGCGCGCAAGACAAAGCTGGCCATGCCGTTGCGGAACAGCAAGGCGCGCAGGGCCTCGGTTTTACTCAGCGGTGATCGAAGGCTCATCAGGTTTCAGTCATCGGGGCTTTGTTAGCCTCGTGTCATGTTTTTGTCACTGCAAATGCCCGTCGCCGGCTGGGTTGAAGCGCAGCGCAAGCCCGGCAGATCCCGAGGCATCACTGGCGCATGACGTTACCCCTGAAAGCCTTGGTGATGCGTTGGGGTGGCGGTCACGGTGGGAGAGTCTATCGCGGCCTGT from the Polycyclovorans algicola TG408 genome contains:
- a CDS encoding pyridoxal phosphate-dependent aminotransferase; the protein is MELTLARRVMRIKPSPTLAVTAKAGELKAQGKDVLSLGAGEPDFDTPEHIKEAARQAINKGQTKYTPVGGTPAMKQAIIDKMARDNGLTYTPKQVLASVGGKQACYNLCQALLNGGDEVLIPAPFWVSYPDMVLLADGTPVIMPTTVDTRFKITPEQLAAAITPRTRMIWLNSPSNPSGMAYTKAELAALGAVLREHPGIVIASDDMYEKILWSGESYSNIINACPDLYDRTVIIHAVSKTYSMTGWRLGWACGPVKLITAMSDIQSQSTSNPTSIAQAAAVEALNGDQSCVTEMVAAFKRRHDALVADLNTVPGVNCPSGDGTFYVFPNVEGLMAKLGCETDLALSDKLLNEALLAVVPGSAFGTPGHLRLSFATSDAVLKQSVERLRKIAGG
- a CDS encoding flippase, producing MSLRSPLSKTEALRALLFRNGMASFVLRALNAVAASSLTILMARYLGPSGYGIYTYALALVILLNVPTQGGLPILLVRETAAALAQSRVDLVYRLWRWATTFTVGLALSVALITLPIAWGFRAHFEPVAFNSFVLALLLVPLIILGNLAGAALRGVHRVLLGQLPEYVLRPALLLLAILAYLWLGRDDMRADVAVGLHTLAAAVALLISVPMLWRARPTTSTARAPEGERPPEWLRSMMPLTLLSAMQVILQYTDLVMLGFFLDSETVGLYRVAAQASLCVGFGLLAVNLIVAPQFARDYARGDRARLQQVTTLSARLVLLLTLPIMLLFLFVAEPIVTLVFGDAYGGSGTALRILAIGQLLNAAFGSVVFLLNMTGHERDTVKGLSIGVVVNALLNLALIPTFGINGAAVATAITLLIWNVLLWQAVRRRLGIDSTALGLRVAA